In Nostoc sp. CENA543, a single genomic region encodes these proteins:
- a CDS encoding AAA-like domain-containing protein, whose amino-acid sequence MTFNLDAAINIANQAVFTKFSRKLSDVEIIVLKGSWAREEYDQIAAQHQYSTSYISQDVAPKLWKLLTDSLGEKVRKSNFKEALKRTWEQKYWDQQLMTTDYLSVPETSTANSQNHNSNLLETVAPPYLVSGQEFYVSRSPLESLCYETLLQPGSLMRIKAPKLMGKTSLLERLLMKAAQQGYRTVSFSLEMADRKTHFTNLNKFLRWFCLNLSRELRLPNHIDEYWDEEGIGAKVSCTTYLEEYLLTDADSPLVLCLDDVDVLFPYPEVYEDFFGLLRSWYEKARSRQNWKKLRLIIAHATDVYIRLNINQSPFNVGLPIELPELTKEEVQVFAAQYGLAKGVTFVEPLMQLVGGHPYLLQQAFSHLISYPNITLEKLLIEATTDAGIYRHHLREYWLSLQQEPKLLAAFQTVIASSKPVQLEALSAYQLQSMGLIKLVGNEVEPRCQLYRNYFNEILRTQMNLN is encoded by the coding sequence ATGACTTTTAACTTGGACGCAGCAATTAACATCGCTAATCAAGCAGTGTTTACAAAGTTTTCGAGAAAGTTAAGCGATGTCGAAATCATTGTCCTCAAAGGTTCGTGGGCAAGAGAAGAGTATGATCAAATTGCCGCTCAACATCAGTATTCTACCAGCTATATTAGTCAAGATGTTGCCCCCAAGTTATGGAAATTATTAACAGATTCTTTGGGAGAAAAAGTCAGAAAGAGTAATTTTAAGGAAGCATTGAAACGTACCTGGGAGCAAAAATACTGGGATCAACAGTTGATGACAACAGATTACTTATCTGTTCCAGAAACCAGCACCGCTAACAGTCAAAATCATAATAGCAACTTACTAGAAACTGTTGCTCCTCCCTATTTAGTCTCAGGTCAAGAATTTTATGTAAGTCGTTCTCCCCTAGAATCACTATGTTATGAAACTCTGCTGCAACCAGGTTCTCTAATGCGAATCAAAGCACCCAAACTTATGGGTAAGACTTCCTTACTAGAGCGATTATTAATGAAAGCAGCACAGCAAGGTTATCGCACAGTTAGCTTTAGTTTGGAGATGGCAGATCGCAAAACTCACTTTACCAACCTGAATAAATTTCTACGTTGGTTTTGTCTTAATCTCAGTCGAGAACTACGCTTACCTAATCACATAGATGAATATTGGGATGAAGAAGGTATTGGTGCTAAAGTCAGTTGCACGACTTATTTAGAAGAATATCTGCTCACTGATGCTGATAGTCCTCTAGTTTTATGTCTAGATGATGTCGATGTACTTTTCCCCTATCCTGAAGTTTACGAAGACTTTTTCGGATTATTACGTTCTTGGTATGAGAAAGCTAGAAGTCGTCAAAACTGGAAAAAACTGCGTTTAATCATCGCTCACGCCACCGATGTTTATATCCGCCTCAATATTAATCAATCACCTTTTAATGTTGGCTTACCCATTGAATTACCAGAATTAACTAAAGAAGAAGTGCAAGTATTTGCTGCCCAATATGGATTAGCCAAAGGTGTTACTTTTGTAGAACCATTAATGCAATTAGTGGGTGGTCATCCTTATCTTTTACAACAGGCATTTTCTCACCTGATTAGTTATCCCAACATTACCCTAGAAAAATTATTAATTGAAGCTACAACAGATGCAGGTATCTATCGCCATCACCTCAGAGAATATTGGTTGAGTTTGCAACAAGAACCAAAACTTTTGGCAGCATTCCAAACAGTAATTGCATCCAGTAAACCAGTGCAATTAGAAGCATTATCCGCTTATCAGTTACAGAGTATGGGTTTAATCAAGCTAGTCGGCAACGAAGTAGAACCTCGTTGTCAACTATATCGTAATTATTTCAATGAGATTTTGCGGACTCAAATGAATTTAAATTAG